DNA sequence from the Alphaproteobacteria bacterium genome:
TGTTCGTCCGGTCGGCGCATTCCACCGGAGGGTTCATGGCGCTGTTCTGCATCCCGGTGCAGGACGCGCCTTGCGCCGCGCACAGTTCGTCGCAGCTTTTTATCGGGGAAGAAGACAGTTGTTTCGACGGCTCGACGCTGAAGCAGGACAGCCCGCCCGATTGTACCGGTGCCGCCGGATCATCGGCGGCTTGCACCGTCAGCGGCAGGCACAAGAGAAGAAAGAGAATGAACGAACCGGCAATAGCTGCTTTCGATAGGCCCATGTCCGATTCCCCGGCGCGAATGCAACCAGCCAGAGACAATTCTCTGGTGGCCGGGGAGTTGATAAACCTTACATAAGAAAGGTCGCGCAAGTCTTTAGCCTTGCGGCCTGGACATGCACTTGCGCCTCCCCGACCCAGGTAGGCCGAGGAGTGCGAATAACGGTCACACAAACCGCTTATGTAAGGGGTTATCACGCCCCAACGCCAGTCTTCACCAGCGTCAAGATCATCCTAAAGACGAATGGGCGGCAGAGTCAAGGACGCGTCGGCGACGGGCTTCCCAAGCGGCGGCGCGGGGCGTATATATAGCGCGAAGCCGTCCGGCCATGAGCGCGGCGGCGAACCCATCAAAGATCAAAGGCAAATGTATGTTCGGCAATCTTCTTGGTTTTCTGTCCGCCGATATGGGCATCGATCTCGGCACCGCCAACACGCTCGTCTATGTGCGCGGGCGCGGCATCGTGCTGAACGAGCCATCGGTCGTCGCCATCGCCGAATCCCGCGGCAAGAAGCAGGTGCTGGCGGTCGGCGACGAGGCCAAGATGATGCTGGGGCGCACGCCGTCCAACATCCGCGCCATCCGTCCGTTGCGCGACGGCGTGATCGCCGATTTCGAGGTGGCGGAGGAGATGATCAAGCATTTCATCCGCAAGGTGCATAACCGCCGCAGCTTCGCCAACCCGCAGATCATCATCTGCGTGCCGTCCGGCTCGACGCCGGTGGAGCGGCGCGCGATCCAGGGCGCGGCGGAAAACGCCGGGGCGCGCAGCGTGTTCCTGATCGAGGAGCCGATGGCGGCGGCGATCGGCGCGGGCCTGCCGGTGACCGAGCCGACCGGCTCGATGGTGGTCGATATCGGCGGCGGCACGACCGAGGTCGCGGTCTTGTCGCTGGGCGGCATCGTCTATTCGCGCTCGGTGCGCGTCGGCGGCGACAAGATGGACGAGGCGATCCAGAATTACATCCGCCGCTATCACAATCTGCTGATCGGCGAGAGTTCCGCCGAGCGCATCAAGAAGGAAATCGGCTGCGCCTGCCCGCCCGAAGACGGCGAGGGGCGGCATCTGCAGATCAAGGGGCGCGATCTGACCAACGGCGTGCCCAAGGAAATCGTCATCACCGAGCGGCAGATCGCCGAGAGCCTAGCCGAGCCGGTCAGCCAGATCATGGAGGCGGTCAAGGTCGCTCTCGAAAACACCGCGCCGGAACTCGCCGCCGATATCGTCGACAAGGGCATCGTCCTGACCGGCGGCGGCGCGCTGCTGCGCAATCTCGACCTGGTGCTGCGCCACGCCACCGGGCTGCCGGTCTCGGTCGCCGAAGACCCGCTATCCTGCGTCGCGCTGGGAACCGGTCGCGCGCTCGAGGAGATGAAAACCCTCAAGAATCTTCTCGTGCACGGCTACTGAGCAAAAGACAGGCCGCTAACTCATACCGGCCATTCGTCCGCGCTCTGGACTTTCGGCAGCCCCTCCATGGCGAGGCCGGCCTCCTTGGGCATGCCGAGCATCATCAGCGATACGATGGTGCGCGGATGCCAGTGATTGACGGTATTGCCGAAAAAATTATTCGCGCCGATGATCGGCGCCTTGTGCCAGTAAAGATCGTAGCCGAGGCTCAGGGTATAATCGAGCAGGTCTTTCGATTTCTCGCGCACGTCGTTTTCGAAATAAAGCACGGGCCTGAGCTTCGCGATCGTCTTCGCGCCGCTCATCAGTACGTCAAGCTCGTTGCCGTCGACGTCGATCTTGATCAGGCGGCAGGAATCGAGCGCGAGCTCGTCGATCGCGACGGCTTTGCTCTCGCGGTCCTTGCGGACGAATTCCTCTTTCACGGCCGCGCCCTCGCTCGCGCGCATGAAGGCGTTGAGGGGGATCACGTTGCCGATCTGGTTCAGCGCGAGATTGGCGCACAGGATGTTGAAGACATCCGGATGCGATTCCACCGCATAGATCCGTCCGGTGGGCCCGGCCATCTGGGAAAGCGGAACGGTAAGGTCGCCGATATTGGCGCCGATATCCAGCACCGTGTCGCCCGGCCGGACGAAAGCGCGCATCATCCCGACCTCGGTTTCGCTGTATTCCCCGTATAAATCGAAACATTTGCCGATATAGGGGCCGGTGAACAGCATCCAGCCATACCGGCATCGTTTCAGCGTCAGCGGTCCGAATTGCATGGGCGGGCCTTTCTTATGAGTTCCGGTCTTGTAATTTCCGGCTTGGCGGGAAAGATAAAGGCATGCGGAGGGCAGGTAAAGCGGGATAAGCGGGTCATTCCGAAGAGAAAATAACCATTTCCCCGGCCCGCGGGACGGAGTAATAATCATTTAACAAGCAAAAACTGTTAAAATTCGCTTTTTGCGGCGTTAGCCGCCTGCTGCGAGCCTAGACCTGATGCCGTTGCCTTTCCTATCCCTGCCGCCGCGCTCCAAACGGAGCGGCAATCGCGCTTTCGCCATTCCGCTGCGCGCCCTGTGGCAGCGCTTCGCATTCCTGATTCTCGCGGCGCTGGCGGGATGGCTGCTGGTGCTCGGCATGATCCAGCCGCAGATGCTGGCCCCGGCGCGGATCAAGATCGTCGACAGTTTCTCGCCGCTGCTTGACGCCATGACCCGTCCCGCCGACGCGCTGCGCGATTTGAGCGAATCCGTGAGCGACTGGATGGATGCGCATGACGAAGTCGTCCGGCTGCGCGCGGAGAATGCCAGGCTGAAAAGCTGGGAACAGGCGGGGGCGGGGCTGGCGGCGGAAAACCGGGCGCTCAAGCAGCTGCTCAATTTTCATGACGAGCCGGTGGCCGGCGCGCTGTCGGCGCGGGTGATCGCCGTTTCGGGCGGTCCGTTCACGCATGCGATGATCGTCACGGCGGGCGCGCGCGACGGCGTGCGGCCGGGAATGGCCGCGATGACGGCGGACGGGCTGATCGGCCGCGTGGTGGAGGTCGGCGACTGGTCGGCGCGCATTCTTTTGATCACCGATCTCAATTCCCGCATCCCGGTCATGGTGCAGGACAGCGGCGAGCGCGCCATTCTGGCGGGCGACAATCAGGCCCGGCCCACGCTGCTTTATCTTCCCGAAGGCGCGGTCGTGGCCGACGGCGCGAGGCTGGTGACATCGGGCCATGGCGATATATTCCCGCCGCATCTGCCGGTCGGAATCGTCGCCGAGCACAGCCGCACCCGCACCACGGTCGTTCCGGTGGCCGATCTAGGCCGGGTTCATTATGTCCAGCTGATCGATTTTAACCTGGCGGGGGGCGCGGCCAACACCATCGCCCGCGAACTTCGCAAAAAGCCATGATCCAGGGATTTCTCCATCAGCTGGATGAATTGGTGAGGCGCGCCGTGCCGCTGTTCGCGATATTCTTCCTGGTTCTGCTGACGGTCGCGGCGTCGCCCATACCGCAATTCGCGTCCCTGACGCCGTCTTTCGCGCTGATCGCGGTCTATTACTGGTCGGTGCATCGCCCCGATCTTTTGCCGCTGCCGGCGCTGTTCGCGCTGGGGCTGATCCTCGACGCGCTTATGCGCCTGCCGCTCGGCCTCTCGGCGCTGAGCTTCATTCTGGCGGCGCGCTGGGTGCAGGGACAGCGGCATATTTTCTCCGACCGGTCCTATGCCACCCTGTGGTTCGGTTTCGCGGTCGTCGCGGCGGTGACGGCGGCGCTGCAATGGATGGTGGCCGGGCTGCTGGCATGGCACATGCTTCCCGCATGGCCGCTATGCCTGCAAACGCTGCTGACGATCGCGGTCTTTCCCCTTTTTGCCTGGTCGATGATTTTGCTGCAGCGTCACATCGTGCATTAGCGGAAAACAGATGCCGGATGACGGAAGTAATATGATAGGCTGCCGCGGTAACCCCTGACATTGTTTTCTGCCCTCTGATATGTACGTCACCTCCGATCATGACCGGATACGTTTGTTCACGCGCCGCGCGCTGCTGGTGGGCGGCCTCAAGGCCGGGCTCATCGCGCTGTTTGCCGGAAGGCTTTATCACCTGCAGGTCGAGGAAGCCGCGAAGTACCAGACGCTCGCCGAGGAAAATCGCATCAGCGGACGGCTGATTCCGCCGCCGCGCGGCCAGATTCTGGATCGTTTCGGCGTGCCGCTGGCGATCAACCAGCAAAATTTCCGCGCCATTCTCGATCCCGCCGAAGCGGATGACATCGATATTCTGCTGAACAGGATCGGCGCTTTCCTGCCGATCCTCGAATCCGACCGCAAGCGCATCCTGCGCGATCTCGAACAGAAGAACACCCGAAGCCAGATTCTGATTCAGGATAATCTGACCTGGGACCAGGTCGCGGCGATGGAAATGCGCCGCGGCGATTTCGGCGGGCTTTCGATCGAGCCCGGCGAAGTCCGGAGCTATCCTTATGCCGAGGCCACCGCCCATATTCTGGGCTATGTCGGCGCGCCCGGCGAAAAGGAATTCAAGCGCGATCCCCTGTTCGCCGTTCCAGGCTACCGGATCGGCAAGAGCGGCATCGAGCTGCAGCTCGACGACCGGCTGCGCGGTCAGGCGGGGCGCCGCCAATTGGAGGTCGACGCCCATGGCCATGTGGTGCGCGAGCTCGCGCGCGACGAGCCCGCGGCGGGAACCGATATCGCGCTGACCATCGATATCGGCCTGCAGCAATTCGCCCAGCGGCGGCTCGGCGCGGAACGCAGCGCCGCCGCCGTGGTCATCGACGCGCATGGCGGCGCTTTATACGCGCTGGCTTCGCATCCCAGCTTCGATTCCAATCTGTTTACCTTCGGCATCTCGGAGGCGGACTGGAACCGGCTGAACACCGACAGCAACGCGCCGCTGACCAACAAAGCGGTCTCGGGCCTCTATGCGCCGGGATCGACCTTCAAAACGATTACGGCGCTTGCCGCGCTCGAGGCCGGCGTCACGGACGAGAGCGACACGGTTTACTGTCCCGGCCATTTCGATCTCGGCGATCATCGCTTCCATTGCTGGAAACGCGGCGGCCACGGCACGGTCGGCATCGTCGCCGCGCTGGCGCAATCCTGCGACACCTATTTCTACGATCTTAGCCTGCGGGTCGGCATCGACAAGATTCAGGCGATGGCGAGGCGCATGGGGCTCGGCGCCCGCACGGAGATCGATCTGCCGCACGAACGCAGCGGCCTGGTTCCTGGCCGCAGCTGGAAACTGGCGACATACAAGCAGGAATGGCAGCAGGGCGAGACCCTGATCAACGGCATCGGCCAGGGCTATATGCTGGCGACGCCCCTGCAGCTCGCGGTGATGGCGGCGCGGCTGGCGAATGGCGGACTCGGGGTCGGCCCCTATATCGTGCGGGACGCGCCGCAGGAAAAAGCCTCGAGCCTGGGCATCGCCGCGCGGCATATCGAGATCGTCAGCCGCGCCATGAATGCCGTCGTCAACAGCCAGCGCGGCACGGCCTATAGCGCGCGCATCGCCGATCCGGCCATGGCGATGGCGGGCAAGACCGGGACTTCGCAAGTGCGGCGAATCAGCAAAAGTGAGCGCGAAACCGGCGTCATCGCCAATGAAAAACGCGCCTGGGAAGACCGCGACCACGCGCTGTTCGTGGGCTTCGCGCCGGTCGCCGCGCCGCGCTATGCCGTGGCCGTGGTGGTCGAGCATGGCGGCGGCGGCTCGCATGTCGCCGCCCCCATCGCCCGGGATATTTTGGTGGAATGCCAGAAGCGCAATCCAGCCCGGGCTTGAGCTTATAAATCATCCATTTTTTTCTTTATATTCTCCAAAATCGTATATAGGATCGCGACCGCCAATGGGTAAGAACTTTATCATGATGGGGAAGCGTGGATGACACAGGCGATGAACGGTGACCTTCCGCTATATGCCCGCAACACTGATTATTTTCTGACCAAGGGAACCACCCGCGAGCTCGTGGCCTTGACCGCGCCTCCGAGGGAGGGCGGCCTTCACAGCCCTCCGCTGCGGCGGCTCGCGGCCTATCGGGCCATGGCGCATATCGAGCCCGGTTCGCCGCAAGGCCTGCGGCTTGCCAGGAATCTTCTCCAGGATGTCGGTAAATTCTATCATACGAAAGACAAGGTCGAGCTCGGCATCGTGGCCGCCCATGCCGCCGGAACGGCGAGCACGGACAATGATTCCGTCGCGATGCAGGCGACCAATATGGTCATCGGCGTTATCAGCGACGGCTTCGCCGACGACAGGCTGGATGCCAAGACGAAAAAACATGCGCTGATGCTCTATGTGGGGCAAACCGCGCCGGAAGGTTCTGCATTGCGCGATTGGGCGTGGCGAAGGCTTGAATCTTCCTGGCCGCAGCAGGACGAGAAAAAAGAAGCGCTGACAAGTTTTCTTCTCAAAAGCTGGGCCAGAGAAGCCTTGGAATCCTTCAAGCCGGAGCCATATGCGCCCCAGTCCCAGTTGGATGCGGTAAGCGCCAATTCAATGGGCTCGCAGTTTCGCGCCTGGGCCGAGGAAACCCTTTCGCCTCCGGTCTCGCAGCCGATGGCGTCGGTTACGGCGCTTCCGGTCCGGCCATCCGGCGCAGGGAGCGCCGACGCGCAAATGGTCCTGGCGCAATAAGAATAAAATTAGATTGAGGCTGGAGGTTTCTTAGCCTTCTTCGTCGGCGGTGGCGACGTCGCCTTCCAGCTCGACCGCGCCCTCAAGCTCGGATTCTTCATCGCCAAGCTCGCCGGCATCCTCGATCACGCTTTCCTCGCCATCGCCTTCGATCGGCTCGATATCGTCGATCTCCTCGGCGGCGGCGGGCTCTATGGCTTTTTTCTGCTTTTCTTCCGGCGCGGCGCGGCGGCGCGAGCGCATCAGGGCCTCGGGATCGAACACCGTGCCGCAATTCGGGCATGAAGGCGGGTTCTTCCGCATGTCGTAATAACGCGTGCCGCAGCTTGGACAAGTGCGCTTCAGACCCCATTCCGGTTTTGTCACCATCAACCTCCGAAAACATCCTAAAATTCAGTATATGATCATCGCAACTCAAGAATTGGCAGGCGGCTTGGCGGTACAACCGGCGCCGGCTGAGATTTCAGGGCGCGGCCTGCTAATTCTTGAACTGCGATAGGCACATTGGGGCGGCGGCGGCCTGATTTTATGGCCGGTCTCCCGTGGGCCGGTGATTTGCCATGAAAAGCGTAGTAAGTCAAAACTTTTACTGGCAATAGAGAATAATACCCCTCGAACTACGATGGATCGCGCCCGTCAATGGTAAGCATGCCCAAAAGCCCCCAGCAGAATCCCCAGCCGCTGACCTCCCGCGCCGCCGCGCCCCTCAAAGGCGCGCTCGCCCCGCCCGGCGACAAGAGCATCTCGCACCGCGCGCTTATGTTCGGCGCCGTTGCCGAGGGCAGGACCGTTATCCATGGCTTGCTGGAAGGCGAGGACGTACTGCACACCGCTTCGGCGCTCGAGGCGCTGGGGGCGGATATCGGCAAGAACGCCGATGGGACTTGGGACGTGAAGGGCGTCGGCGCGAACGGCTTCAAGGAAACCCAGGCGACGCTCGATATGGGCAATAGCGGCACGGCCGCGCGGCTGATGATCGGTTTGCTCGCGTCCCAGCCGATTGCGAGCAAATTCGACGGCGACGCCTCGCTGCGCAAGCGCCCGATGGCGCGGGTGATTGATCCGCTGGTGCCGATGGGCGCGAATTTCTTCAGCCGCGAGGGCGGAAAACTGCCTTTGACCGTGCTGGGCGCGTCGAGGCCCAAGCCGGTCACCTATCGCCTTCCGGTCGCCTCGGCCCAAGTGAAA
Encoded proteins:
- a CDS encoding rod shape-determining protein, whose amino-acid sequence is MFGNLLGFLSADMGIDLGTANTLVYVRGRGIVLNEPSVVAIAESRGKKQVLAVGDEAKMMLGRTPSNIRAIRPLRDGVIADFEVAEEMIKHFIRKVHNRRSFANPQIIICVPSGSTPVERRAIQGAAENAGARSVFLIEEPMAAAIGAGLPVTEPTGSMVVDIGGGTTEVAVLSLGGIVYSRSVRVGGDKMDEAIQNYIRRYHNLLIGESSAERIKKEIGCACPPEDGEGRHLQIKGRDLTNGVPKEIVITERQIAESLAEPVSQIMEAVKVALENTAPELAADIVDKGIVLTGGGALLRNLDLVLRHATGLPVSVAEDPLSCVALGTGRALEEMKTLKNLLVHGY
- the mreD gene encoding rod shape-determining protein MreD; amino-acid sequence: MIQGFLHQLDELVRRAVPLFAIFFLVLLTVAASPIPQFASLTPSFALIAVYYWSVHRPDLLPLPALFALGLILDALMRLPLGLSALSFILAARWVQGQRHIFSDRSYATLWFGFAVVAAVTAALQWMVAGLLAWHMLPAWPLCLQTLLTIAVFPLFAWSMILLQRHIVH
- a CDS encoding TIGR02300 family protein, which codes for MVTKPEWGLKRTCPSCGTRYYDMRKNPPSCPNCGTVFDPEALMRSRRRAAPEEKQKKAIEPAAAEEIDDIEPIEGDGEESVIEDAGELGDEESELEGAVELEGDVATADEEG
- the mreC gene encoding rod shape-determining protein MreC, whose amino-acid sequence is MPLPFLSLPPRSKRSGNRAFAIPLRALWQRFAFLILAALAGWLLVLGMIQPQMLAPARIKIVDSFSPLLDAMTRPADALRDLSESVSDWMDAHDEVVRLRAENARLKSWEQAGAGLAAENRALKQLLNFHDEPVAGALSARVIAVSGGPFTHAMIVTAGARDGVRPGMAAMTADGLIGRVVEVGDWSARILLITDLNSRIPVMVQDSGERAILAGDNQARPTLLYLPEGAVVADGARLVTSGHGDIFPPHLPVGIVAEHSRTRTTVVPVADLGRVHYVQLIDFNLAGGAANTIARELRKKP
- a CDS encoding FkbM family methyltransferase, with the translated sequence MQFGPLTLKRCRYGWMLFTGPYIGKCFDLYGEYSETEVGMMRAFVRPGDTVLDIGANIGDLTVPLSQMAGPTGRIYAVESHPDVFNILCANLALNQIGNVIPLNAFMRASEGAAVKEEFVRKDRESKAVAIDELALDSCRLIKIDVDGNELDVLMSGAKTIAKLRPVLYFENDVREKSKDLLDYTLSLGYDLYWHKAPIIGANNFFGNTVNHWHPRTIVSLMMLGMPKEAGLAMEGLPKVQSADEWPV
- the mrdA gene encoding penicillin-binding protein 2 translates to MYVTSDHDRIRLFTRRALLVGGLKAGLIALFAGRLYHLQVEEAAKYQTLAEENRISGRLIPPPRGQILDRFGVPLAINQQNFRAILDPAEADDIDILLNRIGAFLPILESDRKRILRDLEQKNTRSQILIQDNLTWDQVAAMEMRRGDFGGLSIEPGEVRSYPYAEATAHILGYVGAPGEKEFKRDPLFAVPGYRIGKSGIELQLDDRLRGQAGRRQLEVDAHGHVVRELARDEPAAGTDIALTIDIGLQQFAQRRLGAERSAAAVVIDAHGGALYALASHPSFDSNLFTFGISEADWNRLNTDSNAPLTNKAVSGLYAPGSTFKTITALAALEAGVTDESDTVYCPGHFDLGDHRFHCWKRGGHGTVGIVAALAQSCDTYFYDLSLRVGIDKIQAMARRMGLGARTEIDLPHERSGLVPGRSWKLATYKQEWQQGETLINGIGQGYMLATPLQLAVMAARLANGGLGVGPYIVRDAPQEKASSLGIAARHIEIVSRAMNAVVNSQRGTAYSARIADPAMAMAGKTGTSQVRRISKSERETGVIANEKRAWEDRDHALFVGFAPVAAPRYAVAVVVEHGGGGSHVAAPIARDILVECQKRNPARA